A genomic region of Janthinobacterium lividum contains the following coding sequences:
- a CDS encoding TonB-dependent receptor domain-containing protein, with the protein MSVRPHQPTPLALAIMLAFAAPASALAQQAATLPAVTVSASALALGSDDMSTPVTVLEGEALVRAREATLGETLAGQPGITSSHFGAGASRPIIRGMDGPRVKVLSDGAEVQDASTISPDHAVAAEPMLSEQIEVLRGPSALAYGGGAVGGVVNVIDKKIPTRVPAKGFEGSAEVRANSAAREKAGAFEVTGGSGNIAFHAEGVKRDAKEYKVGSGWEGGSKVGGSYNKTDTGSVGVSWVGSRGFLGLAFTSQHAEYGLPGHNHEFESCHPHGTHLHCGGHEGHDHGDEEEHDHDHGHESVPYVKLKSERWDVRGELRDPVPGFAKLRLRAAFTDYKHDEIEGTEIATTFKNKGHDARLEMEHHPVFGWRGVLGLQTSKRDFSALGEEAYVAPTVTKKHAAFLVEEYKLDQWRFEAGLRHEWQDITVDSATLQDRSAKGTSISLGAVWKFAPQYSLGSTISRTHRLPSAEELYAHGVHMATATYELGNENLGKETSNNIDLTLRKYAGATTFSASAYRNKVDNYIFGSTLDNHEGFQLIQYAQRDATFTGVEGQIRQQLNPMFGASVFGDYVRAKLANDGGNLPRIPAQRVGVKFDANWQAWSGVAEFYRVGKQDKVAAFETATSGYNMLNLSANYDTRIGTTPAQFYIKANNLTNELAYSHTSFIKNAAPLMGRNVTVGMRVTF; encoded by the coding sequence ATGTCCGTCCGTCCTCACCAACCCACTCCCCTCGCGCTGGCCATCATGCTGGCCTTTGCCGCTCCCGCCAGCGCCCTGGCGCAGCAAGCCGCCACCTTGCCTGCCGTCACCGTCTCGGCCAGTGCGCTGGCCTTGGGCAGCGACGACATGAGCACGCCCGTGACCGTACTCGAAGGCGAGGCACTGGTGCGCGCCCGCGAAGCGACGCTCGGTGAAACCCTGGCCGGCCAGCCCGGCATCACGTCCAGCCATTTCGGCGCCGGCGCCAGCCGCCCCATCATCCGCGGCATGGATGGCCCGCGCGTCAAGGTGCTCTCCGATGGCGCCGAAGTGCAGGATGCATCGACCATCAGCCCGGACCATGCTGTCGCGGCCGAACCGATGCTGTCGGAACAGATTGAAGTCTTGCGCGGCCCGTCCGCGCTGGCCTACGGCGGCGGCGCCGTCGGTGGCGTGGTCAATGTGATCGACAAGAAAATCCCCACGCGCGTGCCGGCAAAAGGCTTTGAAGGCAGCGCGGAAGTGCGCGCCAACTCGGCCGCGCGCGAAAAGGCGGGCGCCTTTGAAGTGACTGGCGGCTCCGGCAACATCGCCTTCCACGCGGAAGGCGTCAAGCGCGACGCGAAGGAATACAAGGTCGGCAGCGGCTGGGAAGGCGGCTCGAAAGTAGGCGGCAGCTACAACAAGACGGACACGGGCAGCGTGGGCGTGTCGTGGGTGGGATCGCGCGGCTTCCTGGGCCTGGCCTTCACCAGCCAGCACGCGGAATACGGCTTGCCTGGCCACAACCACGAATTCGAGAGCTGCCACCCGCACGGCACGCACCTGCATTGCGGCGGCCACGAAGGCCACGACCATGGCGATGAAGAGGAACACGATCACGATCACGGGCATGAAAGCGTGCCGTACGTGAAGCTGAAGAGCGAACGCTGGGATGTGCGCGGCGAATTGCGCGACCCCGTGCCCGGTTTCGCCAAGCTGCGCCTGCGCGCCGCGTTCACCGATTACAAACACGATGAAATCGAAGGCACGGAGATCGCCACCACCTTCAAGAACAAGGGCCACGATGCGCGCCTGGAAATGGAACACCATCCCGTCTTCGGCTGGCGCGGCGTGCTCGGCCTGCAAACGTCGAAGCGCGATTTCTCCGCTCTCGGTGAAGAAGCGTACGTGGCGCCGACGGTAACGAAGAAACACGCGGCCTTCCTGGTGGAAGAATACAAGCTCGACCAATGGCGCTTCGAAGCGGGCTTGCGCCACGAATGGCAGGACATCACCGTCGACAGCGCCACCTTGCAAGACCGCAGCGCCAAGGGCACGTCCATCTCGCTGGGCGCCGTGTGGAAATTCGCGCCCCAGTACTCGCTCGGTTCGACCATCTCGCGCACCCACCGCCTGCCTAGCGCCGAGGAACTGTATGCGCACGGCGTGCACATGGCCACGGCCACGTATGAGCTGGGCAATGAAAACCTGGGCAAGGAAACGTCGAACAATATCGACTTGACCTTGCGCAAATATGCGGGCGCCACGACCTTCTCGGCCAGCGCCTACCGCAACAAGGTCGACAACTACATCTTCGGTTCCACGCTGGACAACCACGAAGGCTTCCAGCTGATCCAGTACGCCCAGCGCGACGCCACGTTCACGGGCGTCGAAGGCCAGATCCGCCAGCAATTGAACCCCATGTTCGGCGCCAGCGTCTTCGGCGACTACGTGCGGGCCAAGCTGGCCAACGATGGTGGCAACTTGCCGCGCATCCCGGCCCAGCGCGTCGGCGTGAAGTTCGATGCCAACTGGCAGGCATGGAGCGGCGTGGCCGAGTTCTACCGCGTGGGCAAGCAGGATAAAGTGGCAGCGTTCGAAACGGCAACCTCGGGCTACAACATGCTGAACCTCTCCGCCAACTACGACACGCGCATCGGCACGACGCCGGCCCAGTTCTACATCAAGGCAAACAACTTGACGAATGAACTGGCGTACAGCCACACCTCGTTCATCAAGAATGCGGCGCCGTTGATGGGGCGCAATGTCACCGTCGGCATGCGCGTGACGTTCTAA
- the ugpQ gene encoding glycerophosphodiester phosphodiesterase yields the protein MWPYPRTLAHRGGGILAPENTLAALRCGLAYGYHAVEFDVMLASDGMPVVVHDPELGRTVAGSGHISDYTAAQLGAMEAGAWFGAAFAGEGVPTFEAVVAYCKAQRIWMNIEIKPAPGFDVPTGEAVARATRGYFAQEIAAGELLPLLSSFSIEALQAARQAAPELARGWLVEQIPDGWERQARELGVVALHCDHQQLTPALAVAVKQEGLGLFCYTVNTPERASELLAWGVDGFCTDRIDLIKA from the coding sequence ATGTGGCCCTATCCACGTACCCTGGCGCACCGCGGCGGCGGCATCCTGGCGCCTGAAAATACCTTGGCTGCCCTGCGTTGCGGCCTCGCCTACGGCTACCATGCCGTGGAATTCGACGTCATGCTGGCGTCCGACGGCATGCCCGTCGTCGTGCACGACCCCGAGCTGGGGCGCACTGTGGCCGGCAGCGGGCATATCAGCGATTACACGGCCGCGCAGCTGGGAGCGATGGAGGCGGGCGCCTGGTTCGGCGCCGCATTCGCCGGTGAAGGCGTGCCCACGTTCGAGGCTGTGGTGGCGTATTGCAAGGCGCAGCGCATCTGGATGAATATCGAAATCAAGCCAGCGCCCGGCTTCGACGTGCCCACGGGCGAGGCGGTGGCGCGCGCCACGCGCGGTTACTTTGCGCAGGAAATCGCGGCAGGGGAATTGCTGCCGCTGCTGTCATCGTTCAGCATCGAAGCCTTGCAGGCGGCGCGGCAGGCAGCGCCGGAACTGGCGCGCGGCTGGCTGGTCGAACAGATACCGGATGGCTGGGAACGACAGGCGCGCGAACTGGGCGTGGTGGCGCTCCATTGCGACCACCAGCAGCTGACGCCGGCTTTGGCGGTAGCCGTCAAGCAGGAGGGATTGGGACTGTTCTGCTACACCGTCAACACGCCCGAGCGGGCCAGCGAGCTGCTGGCCTGGGGCGTGGACGGTTTTTGCACGGACAGGATCGATCTGATCAAGGCGTAG